In the Rhizobium sp. SSA_523 genome, GCAAATATATCGACGAGGGCGGGATCGGGCGCATCACCTCCGGAACCTGCCATGTGATGAGCCCCGGAATGGAAATGTGGCATCCCAATCCGGGCTTCTTCTTCCTGGCGGGAGGAGGACCGATCCTCGATCTCGGTCCCTATTACATCGCCAATCTGATCAATCTTATCGGTCCGGTCAAGCGCGTGGCCGCCCTGACCTCCATGGCCAATACCAGCCGGACCGTGACGAGCCAGCCGCTGGCCGGTACCGTCATTCCTGTCGAAACGCCGACCAATATCCATGCGCTTCTGGAATTCGTCAGTGGCGCTACGATTACGCTGTCCGCAAGCTGGGATGTTTGGTCACACAGACATAACAATATGGAATTATACGGCACCGAGGGGTCGATTTTCGTGCCTGATCCAAATTTCTTCGGCGGAACGGTTGAAGCATCCGGCAAAAACAAGGATATTCAGCCGCTGGAGGAGTGGGATCATCCGTTCGGCAAGCCTAACCAGGAAAGTCCGCAAGGGCCGCGTGCGAATTATCGCACGGCCGGCCTGGCGGATATGGCCATGGCTTTGATTTCGGGTCGCGATCCGCGTTGCTCCCTCGACCGCACTCTGCACGGAATCGACGTGATGACGAGCATACTCAAGTCCGGTCAAGATGGGTGCTTCGTGGACCTCGCCACGACCTGCACCCAACCGGCGGCGCTGGGTGTCGATGAGGCGCTAGCACTGCTGCGTTGAG is a window encoding:
- a CDS encoding Gfo/Idh/MocA family protein, giving the protein MAKELGVGIIGCGNISTTYLSLAPLFRGIKMLACADVNPNAAQLRAEEYGVTAQSIDDLLSNDELDVIVNLTVPAAHFAVSKAILEAGKHVYSEKPLVLSLEEGEALRSLAKEKTLAIGCAPDTFLGGAHQLARKYIDEGGIGRITSGTCHVMSPGMEMWHPNPGFFFLAGGGPILDLGPYYIANLINLIGPVKRVAALTSMANTSRTVTSQPLAGTVIPVETPTNIHALLEFVSGATITLSASWDVWSHRHNNMELYGTEGSIFVPDPNFFGGTVEASGKNKDIQPLEEWDHPFGKPNQESPQGPRANYRTAGLADMAMALISGRDPRCSLDRTLHGIDVMTSILKSGQDGCFVDLATTCTQPAALGVDEALALLR